One genomic region from Phragmitibacter flavus encodes:
- a CDS encoding FecR family protein, with protein sequence MNDDLLLQRLLDGTLTSREQLEVNQRLRDDAGLRAQLREIAEQAVLMGDLARQRDLATPVSISNAADRSLGARHWLALAASIALLAASAGFWMSRREVPVLTLEDSSGSIVWSQRGDLRQSVADGDQLSAGTLETIGETATAQLAFADGTLIMLSGESELSFSEDGQKRLLLRRGSLSAQVKPQPEGSPMLVRTPSAEAEILGTVFNLSTRPDDTLLKVDEGLVRLRRLADGSSIEVPAKNSAVASLDSALKLNSEATPEPRSAWSFDFTTTMPPQHWRGVSDGTHIIASPYVASRKPSGNVVTHFGISVRTTLLTPPVSLMATEGGVVRYRFKQEQRAPLQVMLLTSKRHGGFGGNFEVKLSADDLHPDRDGWCEIAIPLREFHALSRKHPSPTGNLLDSVLISSFQTDTKLTVSRFELTTQP encoded by the coding sequence ATGAACGACGATCTCCTGCTTCAACGTTTGCTGGACGGCACCCTGACTTCAAGGGAGCAGCTCGAAGTCAATCAGCGCTTGCGTGACGATGCCGGTCTGCGTGCACAGCTGCGCGAAATCGCCGAGCAGGCCGTGCTCATGGGGGATCTGGCAAGGCAGCGTGACCTGGCCACGCCGGTCTCCATTTCCAATGCCGCAGACCGCAGTTTGGGCGCCAGGCATTGGCTGGCACTGGCGGCGTCCATTGCCCTGCTCGCGGCGAGTGCGGGGTTTTGGATGAGTCGTCGTGAAGTGCCGGTGCTCACCTTGGAGGATTCGTCGGGTTCCATCGTCTGGAGTCAGCGTGGCGATCTGCGGCAAAGCGTTGCGGATGGCGACCAACTCAGCGCGGGAACTCTGGAGACGATTGGTGAGACGGCGACTGCCCAGTTGGCGTTCGCCGATGGCACGCTCATCATGCTCAGCGGCGAGTCTGAACTCTCCTTCTCTGAAGACGGCCAGAAGAGATTGCTGTTGAGGAGAGGATCGCTTTCCGCCCAGGTAAAACCGCAGCCGGAAGGCAGCCCCATGCTGGTGCGAACGCCGAGTGCAGAGGCGGAGATTTTGGGAACCGTCTTCAATCTTTCCACGCGACCGGACGACACGCTGTTGAAGGTGGATGAAGGTCTTGTAAGGCTGCGCCGCCTGGCCGATGGCAGTTCCATTGAGGTGCCCGCGAAAAACAGTGCCGTGGCATCGCTCGACAGCGCGTTGAAGCTGAATTCCGAAGCCACGCCGGAGCCGCGCTCTGCTTGGAGCTTTGATTTTACCACCACCATGCCACCGCAACACTGGCGCGGGGTTTCTGACGGCACTCACATCATCGCCAGCCCCTATGTTGCCTCGCGCAAACCCAGTGGAAATGTCGTCACCCACTTCGGCATTTCCGTGCGCACCACGCTGCTCACGCCCCCGGTCTCGCTCATGGCCACCGAGGGCGGCGTGGTTCGATACCGTTTCAAACAAGAACAGCGCGCGCCATTGCAGGTCATGCTGCTAACCTCGAAGCGGCACGGTGGCTTCGGTGGTAATTTCGAGGTGAAGCTAAGCGCGGACGACCTCCACCCCGACCGCGATGGGTGGTGTGAAATCGCCATCCCGCTGCGTGAATTCCATGCACTCTCGCGAAAACATCCGTCACCCACAGGCAACCTCCTCGACAGCGTGCTCATCTCTTCCTTCCAGACAGACACCAAGCTTACGGTCTCCCGATTCGAACTCACCACCCAGCCATGA
- a CDS encoding glycosyltransferase family 25 protein yields MLAYVINMDSATDRWMAVQKAFEGTHLKLHRVSGVDGYALKLPIPEYDEALYNRRHGRPTSPGHVGCYLSHVRAMKAFLATDEPYALIVEDDLTLLPDFESTIEAALECASHWNILRLTGLSQGTPAKVASLGRGYSLCIGLGRLKGTGAYLIDRKGAEALSTGMIPMFLPIDHAIDREWVHGIKAAYVLPFPASQVDSGFRSSIQIGRSLKLSNARRWMTTYPYQAYNEISRLLFRSWHYLRAKSALASHRPKPTGKKELTEACV; encoded by the coding sequence ATGCTTGCCTACGTTATCAATATGGATTCAGCGACGGATCGCTGGATGGCCGTGCAGAAAGCCTTCGAAGGCACCCACCTTAAGCTTCATCGCGTTTCCGGAGTGGACGGTTACGCCTTGAAATTGCCGATCCCCGAATACGACGAAGCCCTTTACAACCGGCGGCATGGCCGTCCCACAAGTCCCGGACATGTCGGCTGTTATCTCAGTCATGTGAGAGCCATGAAGGCGTTTCTTGCGACGGATGAACCGTATGCCCTAATTGTTGAAGACGACCTAACCCTGCTGCCCGATTTCGAGTCCACCATCGAGGCCGCCCTTGAGTGCGCCTCGCACTGGAACATCCTCCGCCTAACCGGATTGAGCCAGGGCACACCGGCCAAGGTGGCATCCCTCGGACGTGGTTATTCCCTCTGCATCGGACTCGGACGTTTGAAAGGCACCGGCGCTTATCTCATCGACCGCAAGGGAGCCGAGGCGCTTTCGACGGGAATGATCCCCATGTTCCTGCCGATCGACCACGCCATTGATCGCGAATGGGTCCATGGCATCAAAGCCGCCTACGTGCTGCCTTTCCCCGCCTCTCAAGTGGACAGCGGATTCCGATCCTCAATTCAGATTGGACGCTCCCTGAAGCTCTCCAATGCACGGCGGTGGATGACGACCTATCCCTATCAGGCATACAACGAGATTTCGCGCCTGTTGTTCCGCAGCTGGCACTACCTTCGCGCCAAATCGGCTCTTGCCTCCCATCGTCCAAAACCGACCGGGAAGAAGGAATTGACCGAGGCGTGTGTGTAG
- a CDS encoding RNA polymerase sigma factor, producing the protein MPLDPETILRHLYAARHRLSAAAWLVVRDAHAAEDIFQNVALKSVTREVSFEHEGALLSWATVSARREAIDWQRKRKPESLGLEPDVLDRLDHEWQSKSNVPEGPRMEALRECLNAVPMNSRRLLELRYFDGRPCQEVAETLGAGLEAVYQRLSRLHRQLKQCVDQRLSHS; encoded by the coding sequence ATGCCTCTCGACCCCGAAACGATTCTACGACATCTCTATGCAGCCCGTCATCGGCTTAGTGCCGCAGCATGGCTCGTCGTGAGGGATGCTCATGCAGCGGAGGATATTTTTCAGAATGTGGCGCTGAAGTCGGTCACGCGGGAGGTGTCGTTCGAGCATGAGGGCGCCTTGCTGTCTTGGGCTACCGTCTCGGCAAGACGGGAGGCCATTGACTGGCAGCGCAAACGAAAGCCGGAGTCGCTGGGTCTGGAGCCGGATGTGCTTGATCGGTTGGATCATGAATGGCAATCGAAGTCGAATGTGCCCGAGGGACCACGCATGGAGGCATTGAGGGAATGTCTCAATGCAGTCCCGATGAACTCGCGACGTTTGCTGGAGCTTCGATACTTCGATGGCCGCCCATGTCAGGAGGTCGCCGAAACACTTGGTGCGGGTCTCGAAGCGGTTTATCAAAGGCTTTCGCGTCTGCACCGCCAGCTCAAGCAATGTGTCGATCAACGTCTTTCTCACTCATGA
- a CDS encoding NUDIX hydrolase → MNAQRTRISAYALLQEHDSGRILLCRLSSELPRWEGHWTLPGGGLNFGESPEDAVVREVEEETGLLIEVGAIATIDSLFDCSGESDFHGIRIIYHAKIVGGSLRCETSGSTDACEWHDLNSSPEVAMVDLAELGVELARQEWSAISMRG, encoded by the coding sequence ATGAACGCTCAACGAACAAGAATCTCCGCCTACGCCCTTCTTCAGGAACACGACTCCGGTCGAATCCTTCTTTGCCGGCTTTCGAGTGAACTGCCACGGTGGGAGGGACATTGGACACTGCCTGGGGGTGGATTGAATTTTGGGGAAAGTCCTGAGGACGCAGTGGTCCGGGAGGTGGAGGAGGAAACGGGGTTGCTGATCGAGGTGGGTGCCATCGCAACGATTGATTCCCTTTTTGACTGTTCGGGCGAGTCTGATTTTCACGGCATTCGAATTATCTATCACGCCAAAATCGTTGGCGGGAGCCTGCGGTGCGAGACGTCGGGGTCAACGGATGCCTGCGAATGGCACGATTTGAATTCATCACCAGAAGTTGCCATGGTCGATCTGGCGGAATTGGGAGTGGAACTGGCGAGGCAGGAGTGGTCGGCGATTTCGATGAGGGGATGA
- a CDS encoding NCS1 family nucleobase:cation symporter-1 yields the protein MATSSKAGTQGSLTNDDLAPVPLEKRTWTTWDIAALWVGMAVCIPTYTMASNLIGGGMNWWQALLAVLLGNVIVLIPMVLNAHPGTAYGIPFPVLLRASFGIYGANVAALLRGIVACGWFGIQTWFGGAAIYSTAALIFGFDPAAKTPIAGLGISSGQFLCFLIFWAINVYFILKGMNSIKWLEKLSAPFLLLIGLVMLGWALSAADGFGPILVQPSSFATNAEAWTAFGAGLTAMVGFWATLSLNIPDFSRYAVSQKAQIVGQAIALPTTMAFYSFIGIVVTSATVIVFGKAIWDPVELISMFGSPLISIIALLALSIATLSTNIAANVVSPANDFSNLAPRHISFKMGGMITAVIGILMMPWKLVADPSGYIFTWLIGYSALLGPIGGIMIADYYIHRRKKLDVAALYYTHGIYRYQSGYSIVSLATFALAVLPNIPGFLMQIGVLDKSNFFAGLYNYAWFIGFGIAFFAYLTLRRFFPNK from the coding sequence ATGGCCACATCATCCAAAGCGGGAACGCAAGGTTCCCTGACCAACGACGACCTCGCCCCGGTGCCATTGGAAAAGCGCACCTGGACGACTTGGGACATTGCCGCGCTTTGGGTGGGCATGGCCGTTTGCATCCCGACCTACACGATGGCGAGCAATCTCATCGGTGGCGGCATGAACTGGTGGCAGGCACTGCTCGCCGTGCTGCTGGGCAATGTGATCGTGCTCATTCCCATGGTGCTCAACGCGCATCCCGGCACCGCCTACGGCATCCCCTTTCCCGTGCTGCTGCGGGCAAGCTTCGGGATCTACGGGGCCAACGTCGCGGCCCTGCTGCGCGGCATCGTCGCCTGCGGGTGGTTTGGCATTCAGACCTGGTTCGGTGGTGCCGCCATCTATTCCACCGCGGCGCTGATTTTCGGATTCGACCCCGCTGCCAAAACCCCCATCGCAGGTCTCGGCATTTCCTCGGGACAATTTCTATGCTTCCTGATCTTCTGGGCCATCAACGTGTATTTCATCCTCAAAGGCATGAACTCCATCAAATGGCTGGAAAAACTCAGCGCCCCGTTCCTGCTATTGATCGGTCTGGTCATGCTCGGCTGGGCACTGAGCGCCGCTGATGGGTTCGGCCCCATCCTCGTGCAACCCTCCTCCTTCGCCACCAATGCCGAAGCATGGACCGCCTTCGGTGCCGGACTCACGGCGATGGTCGGATTTTGGGCGACCCTCTCACTCAACATCCCGGACTTCTCGCGCTACGCCGTCAGCCAAAAAGCGCAGATCGTCGGCCAGGCCATCGCCCTGCCCACCACCATGGCATTCTATTCGTTCATCGGCATCGTCGTCACCAGCGCCACCGTCATCGTGTTTGGAAAAGCCATCTGGGATCCCGTCGAATTGATCTCGATGTTTGGCAGTCCGCTGATTTCCATCATCGCCCTCCTCGCCCTTTCGATCGCGACCCTGTCGACCAACATCGCCGCCAACGTGGTTTCCCCAGCGAACGATTTCTCCAATCTCGCCCCCCGCCACATCAGCTTCAAGATGGGCGGCATGATCACCGCCGTCATCGGCATCTTGATGATGCCATGGAAACTGGTCGCCGATCCCAGTGGCTACATCTTTACCTGGCTGATCGGCTACAGCGCCCTGCTGGGACCGATCGGCGGCATCATGATTGCCGACTACTACATCCACCGCCGCAAAAAACTCGACGTCGCCGCCCTCTACTACACCCACGGCATCTACCGTTACCAATCCGGCTACAGCATCGTCAGCCTCGCCACCTTTGCCCTCGCTGTGCTTCCCAATATCCCAGGTTTTCTCATGCAGATCGGAGTGCTCGACAAATCCAATTTCTTCGCCGGGCTCTACAACTACGCCTGGTTCATCGGCTTCGGCATCGCCTTCTTCGCCTACCTCACCCTGCGCAGATTTTTCCCCAACAAGTAA
- a CDS encoding MFS transporter, translating into MDLSAAADRNVRWFIVFRVVFNARFYYPVMAILFLDLGLSLEQYALLNVAWAAAIVLLEVPSGAMADLVGRRRLVVFASFLMVIEMLIFAFTPASNLSLMFWLFFLNRIVSGAAEAAASGADEALVYDSLKQSGREKEWPDVLSRLARWQSGGFFFAMILGAAMYDPNLVNRALSIFGIPSSLTAADTVRLPVYLTLMSSVVAVIAAVRLHEPDLDTTKNVSAGAAFAEVVAAGRWILATPVALFVILATICNDSVIRMFLTIGAQYYRLIQIPEAAFGIIGSTFALLGYAAPPIARKLIARDSPAFTFAVISTATLLGLIGLGLVWPYAGLLFPMLLGLAMSVMGFATSYYLNQIAEPARRATILSFRGLSINLAYGLVGLLFAALLRSLRAADASAADDTLFITALRWMPWFFASVAALVLAKPALNALRRQS; encoded by the coding sequence ATGGATCTCTCCGCTGCGGCCGACCGCAATGTTCGTTGGTTTATCGTGTTTCGCGTGGTGTTCAACGCTCGCTTCTACTACCCGGTGATGGCGATCCTGTTCCTGGACCTCGGACTGTCTTTGGAACAATACGCGCTGCTCAACGTTGCCTGGGCCGCCGCCATCGTCCTGCTCGAAGTGCCTTCTGGAGCCATGGCCGACCTCGTGGGACGCCGAAGATTGGTGGTGTTTGCCTCCTTTTTGATGGTGATAGAAATGCTCATCTTCGCCTTCACCCCGGCCAGCAACTTGAGCCTCATGTTCTGGCTCTTCTTTCTCAACCGGATCGTCAGCGGAGCCGCCGAAGCCGCAGCATCTGGAGCCGATGAAGCCCTGGTCTATGACTCGCTTAAACAAAGTGGCCGCGAAAAGGAATGGCCCGATGTGCTGAGCCGTCTGGCTCGTTGGCAGTCCGGAGGATTCTTCTTTGCCATGATTCTCGGTGCCGCCATGTATGATCCCAATCTGGTCAATCGCGCCCTCTCAATCTTCGGCATCCCCTCCAGCCTCACCGCCGCCGACACCGTCCGCCTTCCCGTTTATTTGACCCTCATGAGTTCCGTGGTCGCCGTGATCGCCGCGGTGCGTCTCCACGAACCCGATCTCGACACCACCAAAAACGTTTCCGCCGGTGCTGCCTTTGCTGAGGTCGTTGCCGCCGGACGCTGGATTCTTGCCACCCCGGTCGCCCTGTTCGTCATCCTCGCCACCATTTGCAACGACAGCGTCATCCGCATGTTCCTGACGATCGGTGCCCAATATTATCGCCTCATTCAAATCCCCGAGGCCGCCTTCGGCATCATCGGCTCCACCTTTGCCCTGCTTGGCTATGCCGCCCCTCCCATCGCACGCAAACTCATCGCACGCGACAGTCCAGCATTCACGTTTGCCGTCATCTCCACCGCCACCCTGCTTGGCCTCATCGGGCTCGGCCTCGTCTGGCCCTACGCTGGATTGTTGTTCCCCATGCTGCTCGGCCTTGCCATGTCCGTGATGGGATTCGCCACCTCCTACTACCTCAACCAAATCGCCGAACCCGCCCGACGCGCCACCATCCTGAGCTTTCGAGGACTCAGCATCAATCTCGCCTACGGGCTGGTGGGACTTCTCTTCGCTGCGCTGCTGCGATCCCTGCGAGCAGCCGATGCCAGCGCCGCCGATGACACCCTGTTTATCACCGCTCTTCGGTGGATGCCATGGTTCTTCGCCTCCGTGGCGGCGCTGGTCCTCGCGAAACCAGCGCTCAACGCCCTACGTCGCCAAAGCTAG
- a CDS encoding zinc-dependent alcohol dehydrogenase produces the protein MRALCWHGKNDVRVDSVPDPSILDPTDAIIRVTATAICGSDLHLVDGYQPTMENGDVLGHEPMGVVMEVGSAVKNLKPGDRVVVPFVIACGCCYFCSRQLFSHCDDSNPNAEMARKVMGQSPAGMFGYSHMLGGFAGGQAEYLRVPYADVGPIKIESDLPDDKVLFLSDIFPTGYMAAENAGIEAGDTVAVWGCGPVGQFVIQSCWMLGAGRVIAIDRVAERLQLAADKGRAETINFDDEDVYDKLMEMTNGRGPDRCIDAVGTEAHGAGSMDAVIDKAKAALMLGTDRPHVLREAIRCCRKGGTISVPGVYVGMLDNFPMGPAMNKGLTFRMGQTHVQKYLAPLLEKIQDGQIDPSFIITHRLPLEDAPRAYDLFKGKDDGCIKVVLHP, from the coding sequence ATGAGAGCACTTTGCTGGCATGGCAAAAACGATGTCCGTGTGGATTCGGTCCCTGATCCTTCGATCTTGGACCCGACGGATGCAATTATTCGAGTTACGGCAACCGCGATTTGTGGTTCCGACCTCCATTTGGTTGATGGCTATCAACCCACCATGGAAAATGGCGATGTGCTCGGACATGAGCCCATGGGGGTGGTCATGGAAGTCGGCTCTGCGGTCAAGAATCTGAAACCAGGAGACCGGGTCGTGGTGCCATTTGTCATTGCGTGTGGTTGTTGCTATTTTTGCAGTCGGCAGCTGTTCTCACATTGCGATGATTCCAATCCCAATGCGGAGATGGCAAGAAAGGTGATGGGGCAGTCGCCTGCGGGAATGTTTGGATATTCGCACATGCTTGGGGGATTTGCGGGTGGTCAGGCAGAGTATCTAAGAGTGCCTTATGCGGATGTCGGCCCCATCAAGATCGAGTCGGATCTTCCTGACGACAAGGTGCTGTTCTTGTCCGACATCTTTCCCACGGGATACATGGCCGCAGAAAACGCCGGCATTGAGGCGGGCGATACGGTGGCCGTTTGGGGTTGCGGACCGGTTGGACAATTTGTCATTCAGAGTTGCTGGATGCTGGGTGCCGGGCGTGTCATCGCCATCGACAGGGTGGCCGAGCGACTTCAGCTGGCTGCTGATAAAGGCAGGGCGGAAACGATCAATTTTGATGACGAAGATGTGTATGATAAGTTGATGGAAATGACCAATGGTCGCGGCCCTGATCGTTGTATTGATGCCGTCGGAACGGAGGCTCACGGTGCCGGCAGCATGGATGCGGTGATTGATAAAGCCAAGGCAGCGTTGATGCTGGGCACGGATCGGCCACATGTGTTGCGGGAAGCCATTCGTTGCTGTCGGAAAGGCGGCACCATTTCGGTGCCTGGCGTGTATGTGGGGATGCTTGACAACTTCCCGATGGGCCCAGCAATGAATAAGGGCCTAACTTTTAGGATGGGCCAGACGCATGTTCAAAAGTATTTGGCCCCGCTGCTTGAAAAAATTCAGGATGGTCAAATCGATCCTTCATTCATCATAACTCATCGACTGCCGTTGGAAGATGCTCCTCGGGCCTATGATCTATTCAAAGGTAAAGATGACGGCTGTATCAAGGTCGTTCTTCATCCATGA